In Roseisolibacter agri, one genomic interval encodes:
- the glgP gene encoding alpha-glucan family phosphorylase — translation MAAARPMTVAYFSMEICLEQAIPTYSGGLGVLAGDTLRSAADLRLPVVAVTLAHRLGYFRQHLDADGGQTEGPAEWRPEERLQAVAQTVTVQVEGRPVVVRAWRYDIRGVSDGVVPVFLLDTRLPENSPYDQTLTDTLYGGDSRYRLCQEVVLGMGGAALLEAMGYGEETQFHINEGHAALLCLHLLERQYAGRQPWEANVGDVEAVARRCIFTTHTPVPAGHDRFAGDLTREVLGERAATLDALQLWEGTELNMTRLALRCSRFINGVALRHQQVSQEMFPEFPIGAITNGVHAVTWTAEPFRQLFDRYFPEWRRDNNYLRYAITIPVEDIRSAHRAAKQAMLDEVERRTGVHLDPRVFTIGFARRATTYKRTDLIFSDLDRLRSIATQVGPIQIVYGGKAHPKDENGKAMIRRIHESARKLGDLVKVVYVENYEMTLGHLLTSGSDVWLNNPMRPLEASGTSGMKSALNGVPSLSVLDGWWIEGCLEGATGWSIGADPGLTVDPTADIPELYYKLERVVLPLFYGMPYKWGEVQRNAIAVNGSFFNTQRMVMQYLQNAWAPGSANEALIAAPTA, via the coding sequence ATGGCCGCGGCTCGCCCCATGACCGTCGCCTACTTCTCGATGGAGATCTGCCTCGAGCAGGCGATCCCCACGTACAGCGGCGGCCTCGGCGTCCTCGCCGGCGACACGCTGCGCTCGGCCGCCGACCTGCGCCTCCCCGTCGTCGCCGTCACGCTCGCGCACCGGCTCGGCTACTTCCGCCAGCACCTGGACGCCGACGGCGGCCAGACCGAAGGGCCGGCGGAGTGGCGCCCGGAGGAGCGCCTGCAGGCGGTCGCGCAGACGGTGACCGTGCAGGTCGAGGGACGCCCCGTCGTCGTCCGCGCCTGGCGCTACGACATCCGCGGCGTCAGCGACGGCGTCGTGCCCGTGTTCCTGCTGGACACGCGCCTGCCCGAGAACTCGCCCTACGACCAGACGCTGACCGACACGCTCTACGGCGGCGACTCGCGCTACCGCCTGTGCCAGGAAGTCGTGCTGGGCATGGGCGGCGCCGCGCTGCTGGAAGCGATGGGCTACGGCGAGGAGACGCAGTTCCACATCAACGAGGGCCACGCCGCGCTCCTCTGCCTGCACCTGCTGGAGCGCCAGTACGCGGGGCGACAGCCGTGGGAGGCGAACGTCGGCGACGTGGAGGCCGTGGCGCGCCGCTGCATCTTCACGACGCACACGCCGGTGCCCGCGGGCCACGACCGCTTCGCGGGCGACCTCACGCGCGAGGTGCTCGGCGAGCGCGCGGCGACGCTCGACGCGCTGCAGCTGTGGGAGGGCACGGAGCTCAACATGACCCGCCTCGCGCTGCGCTGCTCGCGCTTCATCAACGGCGTGGCGCTGCGGCACCAGCAGGTCTCGCAGGAGATGTTCCCCGAGTTCCCGATCGGCGCCATCACCAACGGCGTGCACGCGGTGACGTGGACGGCGGAGCCGTTCCGGCAGCTCTTCGACCGCTATTTCCCCGAGTGGCGGCGCGACAACAACTACCTGCGCTACGCGATCACGATCCCCGTCGAGGACATCCGTTCGGCCCACCGCGCGGCCAAGCAGGCGATGCTCGACGAGGTGGAGCGCCGCACCGGCGTGCATCTCGACCCGCGCGTGTTCACGATCGGCTTCGCGCGCCGCGCGACGACGTACAAGCGCACGGACCTCATCTTCTCGGACCTCGACCGCCTGCGCAGCATCGCGACGCAGGTCGGCCCGATCCAGATCGTCTACGGCGGCAAGGCGCACCCGAAGGACGAGAACGGGAAGGCGATGATCCGCCGCATCCACGAGAGCGCGCGCAAGCTCGGCGACCTCGTGAAGGTGGTGTACGTCGAGAACTACGAGATGACGCTCGGCCACCTGCTGACGTCGGGCTCCGACGTGTGGCTCAACAACCCGATGCGTCCGCTCGAGGCGAGCGGCACGAGCGGGATGAAGTCCGCGCTCAACGGCGTGCCGAGCCTGTCGGTGCTTGACGGCTGGTGGATCGAGGGCTGCCTCGAAGGCGCGACGGGATGGTCGATCGGCGCGGATCCGGGGCTCACGGTCGATCCGACCGCGGACATCCCGGAGCTGTACTACAAGCTGGAGCGCGTCGTCCTGCCGCTCTTCTACGGCATGCCGTACAAGTGGGGTGAGGTGCAGCGCAACGCGATCGCCGTCAACGGGTCGTTCTTCAACACGCAGCGCATGGTGATGCAGTACCTGCAGAATGCGTGGGCGCCCGGCTCGGCGAACGAGGCGCTGATCGCGGCGCCGACGGCGTAA
- the treY gene encoding malto-oligosyltrehalose synthase — protein MIPLTATYRLQLHREFGFADATRLVPYLQRLGVSHVYLPPVLAARPGSTHGYDVVDPTRANPELGGDMGFVALADAVHAHGMGLIVDIVPNHMGAGPANPYWLDVLALGRDSRWARWFDVDWSASHARGRIVLPVLGDGPEEVLARGELRLAVQGDAFVVRYYEHLFPLDPRTVHELFAVTHTYVFPPHAREDEAEWARLRAGLQGEGGRALDADAASDAVRAASDAVRAATALIARSEAVRAYVEWVLDVFASGDDGRMRLAALLERQRWRLAHWRETTRELHFRRFFDVTELVAVRVEDPAVFEAYHAWTLAQVAAGRIDGLRVDHVDGLADPHAYLRMLRAALDARRPDERVPILVEKILAHGEALRPEWPVDGTTGYEALNEIERVFVSPDGAATLERGYRRQLRARPTATYADVAERGKEHVLRTAFRPELRRLVSLLMRVARAVGVDAKPAAMSEALLQLAIALPVYRTYVRASASDGRLVADPHDRRLLEDAVAHATARGVAKPDVLHFVAGVLLGDVPGDVPMKAAQRRAAHEAALRFQQTSGPATAKGIEDTALYRWFPVASLNEVGGEPDHPLEAAVEELHAANAARGARWPRAMVAATTHDTKRSADVRARLDALAEVPARWNALVGRWHRRHAPLRTKVGRRNVPDANTEWLLYQTLVGIWPEGHDGAADDALVARVQEYLRKAMREAKAQTSWTQPNAAYEDGVLAFARAVMVEDGGAEFRTELASLLAVVAPAGRWTSLARTLLQGAAPGTPDTYRGDELWQLALVDPDNRGPVDWAERKVALVERELGTVAPAELLEHAADGRIKLHVLRSVLQARRAHAALFTDGSYVPLHATGEHAVHVVAFARVHEGRAAIAVAPRLPLGLAPDGAPPVGARWGDTRLDLGTVRHALGTSALRDLVSGGEVPVEDSISLARLLDALPVALFIGD, from the coding sequence GTGATCCCGCTGACGGCGACCTACCGGCTGCAGCTGCACCGCGAGTTCGGCTTCGCGGACGCGACGCGGCTGGTGCCCTACCTGCAGCGCCTGGGCGTCTCGCACGTCTACCTCCCGCCGGTGCTCGCGGCACGTCCGGGGAGCACGCACGGCTACGACGTCGTCGATCCCACGCGCGCGAACCCTGAGCTGGGCGGCGACATGGGATTCGTCGCGCTGGCCGACGCGGTGCACGCGCACGGGATGGGGCTGATCGTCGACATCGTGCCCAACCACATGGGCGCGGGGCCGGCGAACCCGTACTGGCTCGACGTGCTCGCGCTGGGGCGCGACTCGCGCTGGGCGCGCTGGTTCGACGTCGACTGGAGCGCCTCGCACGCGCGCGGCCGGATCGTGCTCCCGGTGCTCGGCGACGGGCCGGAAGAGGTGCTCGCGCGCGGCGAGCTGCGGCTGGCGGTGCAGGGCGACGCGTTCGTCGTGCGCTACTACGAGCACCTCTTCCCGCTCGACCCGCGAACCGTGCACGAGCTGTTCGCCGTCACGCACACCTACGTCTTCCCGCCGCACGCGCGCGAGGACGAGGCCGAATGGGCGCGGCTGCGCGCGGGGCTGCAGGGCGAGGGCGGGCGGGCGCTCGATGCGGACGCGGCGTCCGACGCCGTGCGCGCGGCGTCCGACGCCGTGCGCGCGGCGACGGCGCTGATCGCGCGGTCGGAGGCGGTGCGCGCGTACGTGGAGTGGGTGCTGGACGTGTTCGCGTCGGGCGACGACGGGCGCATGCGACTCGCCGCGCTGCTCGAGCGGCAGCGGTGGCGGCTGGCGCACTGGCGCGAGACGACGCGCGAGCTGCACTTCCGCCGCTTCTTCGACGTGACGGAGCTGGTGGCCGTGCGCGTCGAGGATCCCGCCGTGTTCGAGGCGTACCACGCGTGGACGCTGGCGCAGGTGGCCGCGGGCCGCATCGACGGGCTGCGCGTGGACCACGTCGACGGCCTGGCCGATCCCCACGCGTATCTGCGCATGCTGCGCGCGGCGCTCGACGCGCGGCGCCCGGACGAGCGCGTGCCGATCCTCGTCGAGAAGATCCTCGCGCACGGCGAGGCGCTGCGCCCCGAGTGGCCGGTGGACGGCACGACGGGCTACGAGGCGCTGAACGAGATCGAGCGCGTGTTCGTGTCGCCCGACGGGGCCGCGACGCTGGAGAGGGGCTATCGCCGGCAGCTGCGCGCGCGGCCGACGGCGACGTACGCGGACGTCGCGGAGCGCGGCAAGGAGCACGTGCTGCGCACGGCATTCCGCCCGGAGCTGCGCCGGCTCGTGTCGCTGCTGATGCGCGTCGCGCGCGCGGTGGGCGTGGACGCGAAGCCGGCGGCGATGAGCGAGGCGCTGCTGCAGCTCGCGATCGCGCTGCCGGTGTACCGCACCTACGTGCGCGCGTCGGCGTCGGACGGGCGGCTGGTGGCCGACCCGCACGATCGCCGGCTGCTGGAGGACGCGGTCGCGCACGCGACGGCGCGCGGCGTCGCGAAGCCCGACGTCCTGCACTTCGTCGCCGGCGTCCTGCTCGGCGACGTGCCGGGCGACGTGCCGATGAAGGCCGCGCAGCGCCGCGCCGCGCACGAGGCGGCGCTCCGCTTCCAGCAGACGAGCGGCCCCGCGACGGCCAAGGGCATCGAGGACACGGCGCTCTATCGCTGGTTCCCGGTCGCCTCGCTGAACGAGGTCGGCGGCGAGCCCGATCATCCGCTGGAAGCGGCCGTGGAGGAGCTGCACGCGGCCAACGCCGCGCGCGGCGCGCGGTGGCCGCGCGCGATGGTCGCCGCGACGACGCACGACACCAAGCGCTCCGCCGACGTGCGCGCGCGGCTCGACGCGCTCGCCGAGGTGCCCGCGCGCTGGAACGCGCTCGTGGGCCGCTGGCACCGCCGGCACGCGCCGCTGCGCACGAAGGTCGGCCGCCGCAACGTGCCCGACGCGAACACCGAGTGGCTGCTCTACCAGACGCTCGTCGGCATCTGGCCGGAGGGCCACGACGGAGCGGCGGACGACGCGCTCGTCGCGCGCGTGCAGGAGTACCTGCGCAAGGCCATGCGCGAGGCGAAGGCGCAGACCAGCTGGACGCAGCCGAACGCCGCCTATGAGGACGGCGTGCTCGCGTTCGCGCGCGCCGTGATGGTGGAGGACGGAGGCGCCGAGTTCCGCACGGAGCTGGCGTCGCTGCTCGCCGTCGTCGCGCCGGCGGGCCGGTGGACCTCGCTCGCGCGCACGCTGCTGCAGGGCGCGGCGCCCGGCACGCCCGACACCTACCGCGGCGACGAGCTGTGGCAGCTCGCGCTCGTCGATCCCGACAACCGCGGCCCCGTCGACTGGGCGGAGCGGAAGGTGGCGCTGGTCGAGCGCGAGCTGGGGACGGTGGCGCCCGCGGAGCTGCTCGAGCACGCGGCCGACGGGCGGATCAAGCTGCACGTGCTGCGCTCGGTGCTCCAGGCGCGGCGCGCGCATGCGGCGCTCTTCACGGACGGGTCGTACGTGCCGCTGCACGCCACCGGCGAGCACGCCGTGCACGTCGTGGCCTTCGCGCGCGTGCACGAGGGACGCGCGGCGATCGCCGTCGCGCCGCGACTTCCGCTCGGTCTCGCGCCGGACGGCGCGCCACCCGTGGGTGCGCGCTGGGGCGACACGCGGCTCGATCTCGGAACCGTGCGGCACGCCCTCGGTACCAGTGCGCTGCGCGACCTCGTGAGCGGTGGGGAAGTGCCCGTCGAGGACTCCATCTCTCTCGCGCGCTTGCTGGACGCGCTCCCTGTCGCGCTGTTCATCGGCGACTGA
- the malQ gene encoding 4-alpha-glucanotransferase, with protein sequence MSAPADGPGSHEAARAGLAAALGIVAEYHDVSGRLHHLGDETRERLLAALGFPSPDDATAQRHLDALHAATAARALAPTCVTVRQAPGTPLTVGFRGTPDTDVGYALWWRGEGDAAETLVAEGNAHTDGAGATSVVTPDLAPDLGYHTLRLAVRDADGARESTQRLIVVPPRCAAPEDVLRGERVVGLTANLYTVRSARNWGVGDLGDLRTLTHVAHEVGAAFVGVNPLHALRNADGDVSPYSPISRVFRNVLYLDVEAVPELAESSEARALLASPALQDAIAALRAGARVDYAGVMRCKLPVLEALHRAFRARPAGDVRRAAYDAWIAMHGEALQRFALFTALDEHFRPQGYGWWPEWPQEVRDPRGDGIAGFRAVHAERIDFHLWCQFELDRQLAAVAAEGRALGLPIGLYEDLAIGASGAGSDVWSEPDLFLRDVSVGAPPDPLGPEGQNWGLPPVDPRRLRARGYDFWIALVRNALRHAGALRIDHVLGLFRQFWIPQGMSGAEGAYVRFPAHDLLGILALESVRAGALVVGEDLGTVPPEVPPALARWGVLSSKVLVFEREGDGAFRPPRAYPRMALATANTHDLAPLAGFWGGRDIVRRREVGLLRDDAEVQAAEADRTRDRAALLRLLVDEALLPPEVLTADAAAVDEARVRAAVHALLRRTPSWLVGLSLDDLVGEAEPVNVPGVGPEQFPAWQRRLSMPIEQLFTDPAVRRALGVERTWTAAP encoded by the coding sequence ATGAGCGCGCCGGCCGACGGGCCCGGATCGCACGAGGCGGCGCGCGCGGGGCTCGCCGCGGCGCTCGGCATCGTGGCCGAGTACCACGACGTGTCGGGGCGCCTGCACCACCTGGGCGACGAGACGCGCGAGCGCCTGCTCGCGGCGCTCGGCTTCCCGTCGCCGGACGACGCCACCGCGCAGCGCCACCTGGACGCGCTGCACGCGGCGACGGCCGCGCGCGCGCTGGCGCCCACGTGCGTCACCGTGCGCCAGGCGCCGGGCACGCCGCTGACCGTCGGCTTCCGGGGCACGCCCGACACGGACGTCGGCTACGCGCTCTGGTGGCGCGGCGAGGGCGACGCGGCCGAGACGCTGGTGGCGGAGGGGAACGCGCACACCGACGGCGCGGGCGCGACCTCGGTCGTGACGCCGGACCTCGCGCCGGACCTCGGCTACCACACGCTGCGGCTGGCGGTGCGCGACGCGGACGGCGCGCGCGAGTCGACGCAGCGGCTCATCGTCGTGCCGCCGCGCTGCGCCGCGCCGGAGGACGTGCTGCGCGGCGAGCGCGTGGTCGGGCTGACGGCGAACCTCTACACCGTGCGCAGCGCGCGGAATTGGGGCGTGGGCGACTTGGGCGACCTGCGCACGCTGACGCACGTCGCGCACGAGGTGGGCGCCGCCTTCGTTGGCGTCAACCCGCTGCACGCGCTGCGCAACGCCGACGGCGACGTGAGCCCGTACAGCCCGATCAGCCGCGTCTTCCGCAACGTGCTGTACCTGGACGTCGAGGCGGTGCCCGAGCTGGCGGAGTCGTCGGAGGCGCGCGCGCTGCTCGCGTCGCCCGCGCTGCAGGATGCGATCGCGGCGCTGCGCGCGGGCGCCCGCGTGGACTACGCGGGCGTGATGCGCTGCAAGCTGCCCGTGCTGGAGGCGCTGCACCGCGCGTTCCGCGCGCGCCCCGCGGGCGACGTGCGCCGCGCGGCCTACGACGCGTGGATCGCGATGCACGGCGAGGCGCTGCAGCGCTTCGCGCTCTTCACCGCGCTCGACGAGCACTTCCGGCCGCAGGGCTACGGGTGGTGGCCCGAGTGGCCGCAGGAGGTGCGCGATCCGCGCGGAGACGGCATCGCGGGCTTCCGCGCCGTGCACGCCGAGCGCATCGACTTCCACCTCTGGTGCCAGTTCGAGCTCGATCGGCAGCTGGCCGCGGTGGCGGCGGAGGGGCGCGCGCTCGGGCTGCCCATCGGGCTGTACGAGGATCTCGCCATCGGCGCGTCGGGCGCAGGGAGCGACGTCTGGTCGGAGCCCGACCTCTTCCTGCGCGACGTCAGCGTCGGCGCGCCGCCCGACCCGCTCGGCCCCGAGGGGCAGAACTGGGGGCTGCCGCCGGTCGATCCGCGGCGGCTGCGCGCGCGTGGCTACGATTTCTGGATCGCCCTCGTGCGCAACGCGCTGCGCCACGCCGGTGCGCTCCGCATCGACCACGTGCTCGGGCTCTTCCGCCAGTTCTGGATCCCACAGGGGATGTCGGGCGCGGAGGGCGCGTACGTGCGCTTTCCCGCGCACGACCTGCTCGGCATCCTGGCGCTGGAGAGCGTGCGCGCGGGCGCGCTGGTGGTGGGCGAGGATCTCGGCACCGTGCCGCCCGAGGTGCCGCCGGCGCTCGCGCGCTGGGGCGTGCTGAGCTCCAAGGTCCTCGTGTTCGAGCGCGAGGGCGACGGCGCGTTCCGGCCGCCGCGCGCGTATCCGCGCATGGCGCTCGCGACGGCCAACACGCACGACCTCGCGCCGCTCGCGGGCTTCTGGGGCGGGCGCGACATCGTGCGGCGCCGCGAGGTCGGGCTGCTGCGCGACGACGCGGAGGTGCAGGCGGCCGAAGCCGACCGCACGCGCGATCGCGCGGCGCTGCTGCGACTGCTGGTGGACGAGGCGCTGCTGCCGCCCGAGGTGCTGACCGCGGACGCGGCGGCGGTGGACGAGGCGCGCGTGCGCGCCGCGGTGCACGCACTGCTCCGCCGCACGCCGTCGTGGCTCGTCGGCCTGTCGCTCGACGACCTGGTGGGCGAGGCGGAGCCGGTGAACGTGCCCGGCGTCGGGCCCGAGCAGTTCCCGGCGTGGCAGCGGCGACTCTCGATGCCGATCGAGCAGCTCTTCACGGATCCCGCGGTGCGCCGCGCGCTGGGCGTCGAGCGGACCTGGACCGCGGCGCCGTGA
- a CDS encoding amylo-alpha-1,6-glucosidase has translation MTRLIDRVVRRIPWTPHDARDVEPLITREWLVTNGLGGYASGTVAGVVTRRYHGVLVAALQNPLGRMVLLNHLVDCVSLPDGSQASLGGEEWAEGRLDAAGAQALAEFRLEAGLPVWRYALRGADGPVVIEKRLMMPYRQNTVYVGYVLLDGADTVGLTLRPALHFRGYEDPVTTPESATYHLSAAGDHFAVTADASPLPPLRIRVHGAEVKVRLEPSVTNELLYRVEQARGYENRGQLWSPGAFDVQLQRGVPVTFVASAEAPEVLAALDPDEAWHAELERRRRLLDQATVAGDDVTAAELVLAADQFLITPAGRLRDRVRAQAVGDEVRTVIAGYHWFTDWGRDTMIAMEGLTLTTGRWREAGFIVRTFAQYVRDGLIPNMFPDGSNEGLYHTADATLWFFHALDRYVQVTGDRATLRRLLPTMTDIAEQHLRGTRYGIRIDPADGLLTQGQEGYQLTWMDAKMGDWIPTPRRGKAVELNALWYNALCLLARWTREEREPGAESRWSTEASRARASFNRRFWHEGGGYLYDVVDGPDGDSAEFRPNQLLAVSLPNPVLDEARWASVVEACERLLVTPMGLRSLAPGSPEYKPQYFGDLRTRDGAYHQGTVWGWLIGPWVDAWLKVHPGDRAGARRWLQGLAGHLDEFGVGSVAEVFDAEAPFTPRGCIAQAWSVAELLRCWAMTDERAP, from the coding sequence ATGACGCGCCTCATCGACCGCGTCGTGCGCCGCATTCCGTGGACGCCCCACGACGCGCGCGACGTCGAGCCACTCATCACGCGCGAGTGGCTCGTCACCAATGGACTGGGCGGCTACGCGTCCGGGACGGTGGCGGGCGTCGTCACGCGCCGCTACCACGGCGTGCTGGTCGCGGCGCTCCAGAACCCGCTCGGCCGCATGGTGCTGCTGAACCACCTCGTCGACTGCGTCTCGCTGCCCGACGGCAGCCAGGCGAGCCTCGGCGGCGAGGAGTGGGCGGAGGGGCGTCTCGACGCGGCGGGCGCGCAGGCGCTGGCCGAGTTCCGCCTGGAGGCGGGGCTGCCCGTGTGGCGATACGCCCTCCGCGGCGCGGACGGTCCGGTCGTGATCGAGAAGCGGCTCATGATGCCGTACCGCCAGAACACGGTGTACGTGGGCTACGTGCTGCTCGACGGCGCGGACACCGTGGGCCTCACGCTGCGCCCTGCCCTGCACTTCCGCGGCTACGAGGATCCGGTGACGACGCCGGAGTCGGCGACGTACCACCTGTCCGCGGCAGGCGATCACTTCGCGGTGACCGCGGACGCGTCGCCGCTGCCGCCGCTGCGCATCCGCGTGCACGGCGCGGAGGTGAAGGTGCGCCTCGAGCCCTCGGTGACGAACGAGCTGCTGTACCGCGTGGAGCAGGCGCGCGGCTACGAGAACCGCGGGCAGCTCTGGTCGCCGGGCGCGTTCGACGTGCAGCTGCAGCGCGGCGTGCCGGTGACGTTCGTCGCGTCGGCGGAGGCGCCCGAGGTGCTCGCGGCGCTCGACCCCGACGAGGCGTGGCATGCGGAGCTGGAGCGGCGGCGCCGACTGCTCGATCAGGCCACGGTCGCGGGCGACGACGTGACCGCCGCGGAGCTCGTGCTGGCGGCCGACCAGTTCCTCATCACGCCGGCGGGCCGTCTGCGCGACCGCGTGCGCGCGCAGGCGGTGGGCGACGAGGTGCGCACGGTGATCGCCGGCTACCACTGGTTCACCGACTGGGGCCGCGACACGATGATCGCGATGGAGGGGCTGACGCTCACGACGGGCCGCTGGCGCGAGGCGGGCTTCATCGTGCGCACGTTCGCGCAGTACGTGCGCGACGGCTTGATCCCCAACATGTTCCCCGACGGCAGCAACGAGGGGCTGTACCACACGGCCGACGCGACGCTCTGGTTCTTCCACGCGCTCGATCGCTACGTGCAGGTCACCGGCGACCGGGCGACGCTGCGCCGCCTGCTGCCGACGATGACCGACATCGCCGAGCAGCACCTGCGCGGCACGCGCTACGGCATCCGCATCGATCCGGCGGACGGGCTGCTGACGCAGGGCCAGGAGGGCTACCAGCTCACCTGGATGGACGCGAAGATGGGCGACTGGATCCCGACGCCGCGGCGCGGCAAGGCGGTGGAGCTGAACGCGCTCTGGTACAACGCGCTCTGCCTGCTCGCCCGCTGGACGCGCGAGGAGCGCGAGCCCGGCGCCGAGTCGCGGTGGAGCACGGAGGCGAGCCGCGCGCGCGCGTCGTTCAATCGGCGCTTCTGGCACGAGGGCGGCGGCTACCTGTACGACGTCGTCGACGGTCCCGACGGGGACAGCGCCGAGTTCCGCCCGAACCAGCTGCTCGCGGTGTCGCTGCCGAATCCGGTGCTCGACGAGGCGCGCTGGGCGAGCGTCGTGGAGGCGTGCGAGCGGCTGCTCGTGACGCCGATGGGGCTGCGCTCGCTGGCACCGGGCAGCCCCGAGTACAAGCCGCAGTACTTCGGCGACCTGCGCACGCGCGACGGGGCGTACCACCAGGGCACGGTGTGGGGCTGGCTGATAGGCCCGTGGGTGGACGCGTGGCTCAAGGTGCATCCCGGCGATCGCGCGGGCGCGCGCCGCTGGCTGCAGGGCCTCGCCGGCCACCTCGACGAGTTCGGCGTGGGCTCGGTGGCGGAGGTGTTCGACGCCGAGGCGCCGTTCACGCCGCGCGGCTGCATCGCGCAGGCGTGGAGCGTGGCGGAGCTGCTACGATGCTGGGCGATGACCGACGAGAGAGCTCCGTGA
- the treZ gene encoding malto-oligosyltrehalose trehalohydrolase, which produces MTTATIPIPTWRRLPVGAELAPEGGAHFRVWAPERARVTVVLEPGDERGAARGVAQEFALEREDDGYFSGHVADARAGTRYRYRLDGGDAFPDPASRSQPEGPHGPSEIVDPTTFAWTDAEWRGVAPERHVVYELHLGTFTPAGTWAGAAERLEDLAALGVTTIEVMPVGQFPGRFNWGYDGVGLYAPAHQYGTPDDMRRFVDRAHATGLAVILDVVYNHLGPDGNYLGQFSPHYLTSAHHTDWGDALNFDAAHSGPVREYFVANAGYWIDEFHLDGLRLDATHAIVDTSSPHVLAELGQRARAAARGRPIWIVSENEPQDVRNLRPADADGFGLEAMWNDDWHHSAVVALTGRDEAYFTDYRGTASEFVAMAKHGFLYQGQWYSWQKQRRGTPSLGIPPWRFVHFLQNHDQIANSGVGERLHLLTSPARWRALTAVLLLGPQTPMLFQGQEFAASAPFVFFADHRDELAKLVHEGRFKELHQFPSLALDEMRPYLAVPHDPISFERCKLDWAERERHAAVWEMHRDLLRLRREDPVLSTSRTGVGASAGQFDACVIDDDAFLLRWFGENGDDRLLVVNLGRTLHLDPAPEPLLAPPQGARWSIAWSSESPRYGGLGTPSVDAPETPRRPHDRFTDRWLAENWRLTAETAVLLVPAPAPPDDGR; this is translated from the coding sequence ATGACGACCGCAACGATACCGATCCCGACCTGGCGCCGCCTCCCGGTGGGCGCCGAGCTCGCCCCTGAAGGAGGCGCGCACTTTCGCGTGTGGGCGCCGGAGCGCGCGCGCGTGACCGTCGTGCTGGAGCCGGGCGATGAGCGTGGCGCGGCGCGAGGCGTCGCGCAGGAGTTCGCGCTGGAGCGCGAGGACGACGGCTACTTCTCCGGCCACGTCGCCGACGCGCGCGCGGGCACGCGGTACCGCTACCGTCTGGACGGCGGCGACGCGTTCCCCGATCCCGCGTCGCGCTCGCAGCCCGAGGGACCGCACGGCCCGTCCGAGATCGTCGATCCGACGACGTTCGCGTGGACCGACGCGGAGTGGCGCGGCGTCGCACCCGAGCGCCACGTCGTCTACGAGCTGCACCTCGGCACGTTCACGCCCGCGGGCACGTGGGCCGGCGCGGCCGAGCGGCTGGAGGATCTCGCCGCGCTCGGCGTGACGACGATCGAGGTGATGCCCGTCGGTCAGTTCCCCGGCCGCTTCAACTGGGGCTACGACGGCGTCGGCCTGTACGCGCCCGCGCACCAGTACGGCACGCCCGACGACATGCGCCGCTTCGTCGATCGCGCGCACGCGACGGGGCTCGCGGTCATCCTCGACGTCGTCTACAACCACCTCGGTCCCGACGGCAACTACCTGGGCCAGTTCTCGCCGCATTACCTCACGAGCGCGCACCACACCGACTGGGGCGACGCGCTCAACTTCGACGCCGCGCACAGCGGTCCGGTGCGCGAGTACTTCGTCGCCAACGCGGGCTACTGGATCGACGAGTTCCACCTCGACGGGCTGCGGCTCGACGCGACGCACGCGATCGTCGACACGTCGTCGCCGCACGTGCTCGCGGAGCTGGGCCAGCGCGCGCGTGCCGCGGCGCGGGGCCGGCCGATCTGGATCGTGAGCGAGAACGAGCCGCAGGACGTGCGCAACCTGCGGCCGGCCGACGCCGACGGCTTCGGGCTCGAGGCGATGTGGAACGACGACTGGCACCACTCCGCGGTCGTCGCGCTCACCGGACGCGACGAGGCGTACTTCACGGACTACCGCGGCACGGCGTCGGAGTTCGTGGCGATGGCGAAGCACGGCTTCCTCTACCAGGGCCAGTGGTACAGCTGGCAGAAGCAGCGCCGCGGCACGCCGTCGCTCGGCATCCCGCCGTGGCGCTTCGTGCACTTCCTCCAGAACCACGACCAGATCGCGAACTCCGGCGTCGGCGAGCGGCTGCACCTGCTCACGAGTCCGGCCCGCTGGCGCGCGCTCACCGCGGTGCTGCTGCTCGGCCCCCAGACGCCGATGCTCTTCCAGGGGCAGGAGTTCGCGGCCAGCGCGCCGTTCGTCTTCTTCGCCGACCACCGCGACGAGCTCGCGAAGCTGGTGCACGAGGGGCGGTTCAAGGAGCTGCACCAGTTCCCGAGCCTCGCGCTCGACGAGATGCGCCCGTACCTCGCGGTGCCGCACGATCCGATCTCGTTCGAGCGCTGCAAGCTCGATTGGGCGGAGCGCGAGCGCCACGCGGCCGTGTGGGAGATGCATCGCGACCTGCTGCGTCTGCGGCGCGAGGATCCCGTGCTCTCGACGTCGCGCACGGGCGTCGGCGCGTCGGCGGGCCAGTTCGACGCCTGCGTGATCGACGACGACGCCTTCCTCCTGCGCTGGTTCGGCGAGAACGGCGACGACCGCCTGCTCGTCGTGAACCTCGGCCGCACGCTGCATCTGGATCCGGCGCCGGAGCCGCTGCTCGCGCCGCCGCAGGGCGCGCGCTGGTCGATCGCGTGGTCGAGCGAGTCGCCGCGCTACGGCGGGCTCGGAACGCCATCGGTCGATGCGCCCGAGACGCCGCGCCGGCCGCACGACCGCTTCACCGACCGCTGGCTCGCCGAGAACTGGCGCCTGACGGCGGAGACGGCGGTGCTGCTGGTGCCCGCGCCCGCGCCGCCCGACGACGGCCGCTGA